A genome region from Desulfovibrio sp. TomC includes the following:
- a CDS encoding helix-turn-helix domain-containing protein yields the protein MITSLLKGLMEDKGITVRGMAQASGLTEKTIMRARGDLIGRCTLDTLATIAGSLGCRAKDLFGEE from the coding sequence ATGATTACCAGCTTGCTCAAGGGGTTAATGGAAGACAAAGGTATAACGGTCAGGGGGATGGCTCAGGCTTCAGGGCTTACAGAAAAAACCATCATGCGCGCCCGTGGTGACCTGATCGGCCGGTGCACCCTCGATACCCTGGCAACCATTGCTGGGTCGCTCGGTTGCCGGGCCAAGGATCTGTTCGGCGAGGAGTAG
- a CDS encoding NrdR family transcriptional regulator, with amino-acid sequence MVTCELKVCPACGGKIGVIDTRALEKEIVRIRLCRGCRRRLETVEAVARVVYAGEVRY; translated from the coding sequence GTGGTGACCTGCGAATTGAAAGTCTGCCCGGCCTGCGGCGGCAAGATCGGCGTCATTGACACCCGGGCGCTCGAAAAGGAGATCGTGCGCATTCGCCTCTGCCGGGGATGCCGCCGGCGGCTTGAGACGGTGGAGGCGGTGGCGCGAGTGGTTTATGCGGGTGAGGTGCGTTATTGA